The following proteins are co-located in the Polymorphospora rubra genome:
- a CDS encoding MFS transporter, translated as MTRPDETEVRPDGSGPAPARATGRQWAGLALLVLPMLMLSTDLTVLFFALPTLSADLDPSATQVLWIVHVYGFLIAGFLVTMGRLSDRVGPRRLLLIGSTAFAALSAGAAFSVSAEMLIVARALLGIAGATLMPSLFSLLRIMFHDDGQRRLAIAIMFSAFSTGGAVGPLLGGALLEYFWWGSVFLINVPPMLLLLLAGTRLLPEQPGRTDVRLDPTSVVLSVVGMLAVVYGLQELAAAQEGDAGSVWPDLAVVAAGAAVLAAFVRRQRRLRDPLFDLALLADRRTGTALATLLLVGVGVVGTFYLFTQYLQWVAGLSPLQAGLWTLPYIVVNIAGAMLAPALAARLGPATVVAAGLAVTALGAALLVLAAGTATPLVPLVVTICVVALGQGAATALISDLIIAGAPAGQTGSAAAAQEVGGELGTALGVAAGGAVGLLVYRGSLPGTGSAEAPETAVRAAGASVHEGIAVADEFPALLGPVRDAVINGLQTYAGVAAFLTAVAAVLVAAVLVRRPGRSAPG; from the coding sequence TTGACCAGGCCCGACGAGACCGAGGTACGCCCTGACGGGTCCGGCCCGGCGCCGGCCCGCGCCACCGGGCGGCAGTGGGCGGGACTCGCCCTGCTGGTGCTGCCCATGCTGATGCTGTCGACCGACCTGACCGTGCTGTTCTTCGCGCTGCCGACGCTCAGCGCCGACCTCGATCCCAGCGCCACCCAGGTGCTGTGGATCGTGCACGTCTACGGATTCCTGATCGCCGGCTTCCTGGTCACCATGGGCCGGCTCAGCGACCGGGTCGGTCCCCGGCGGCTGCTGCTGATCGGCTCCACCGCGTTCGCCGCCCTGTCCGCCGGCGCGGCGTTCTCGGTCAGTGCCGAGATGCTGATCGTGGCCCGTGCCCTGCTCGGAATCGCCGGCGCCACCCTGATGCCGTCGCTGTTCTCGCTGCTGCGCATCATGTTCCACGACGACGGGCAACGTCGCCTCGCCATCGCGATCATGTTCAGCGCGTTCTCCACCGGCGGTGCGGTCGGCCCGCTGCTCGGTGGCGCGCTGCTGGAGTACTTCTGGTGGGGATCGGTCTTCCTCATCAACGTTCCGCCGATGCTCCTGCTGCTGCTCGCCGGCACCAGACTGCTCCCCGAACAGCCCGGACGGACCGACGTGCGGCTCGACCCGACGAGCGTCGTACTGTCCGTGGTCGGGATGCTCGCCGTTGTCTACGGGCTCCAGGAACTCGCCGCCGCACAGGAAGGCGACGCCGGATCGGTCTGGCCGGACCTGGCCGTCGTCGCGGCCGGCGCCGCCGTCCTGGCCGCCTTCGTACGCCGGCAACGCCGGCTGCGTGACCCGCTGTTCGACCTCGCCCTGCTCGCCGACCGCCGGACGGGCACCGCGCTGGCCACCCTGCTGCTCGTCGGCGTGGGTGTCGTCGGCACGTTCTACCTGTTCACCCAGTACCTCCAGTGGGTCGCCGGCCTCTCGCCGTTGCAGGCCGGCCTGTGGACGCTGCCGTACATCGTGGTGAACATCGCCGGGGCGATGCTCGCGCCCGCCCTCGCCGCCCGGCTCGGCCCCGCGACCGTCGTCGCGGCCGGGCTCGCCGTCACCGCGCTCGGGGCGGCCCTGCTCGTCCTGGCCGCCGGTACGGCGACCCCGCTCGTACCGCTCGTCGTCACGATCTGCGTCGTCGCCCTCGGGCAGGGTGCGGCGACGGCGCTCATCAGTGACCTGATCATCGCCGGTGCCCCGGCCGGGCAGACCGGTTCGGCGGCCGCCGCCCAGGAGGTGGGCGGCGAACTCGGAACCGCGCTCGGGGTGGCCGCCGGCGGTGCGGTGGGTCTGCTCGTCTACCGCGGCTCGCTGCCCGGCACGGGGTCGGCCGAGGCGCCGGAAACAGCCGTACGGGCGGCCGGAGCCAGCGTCCACGAGGGGATCGCCGTGGCCGACGAGTTCCCCGCCCTGCTCGGTCCGGTGCGCGACGCCGTCATCAACGGGTTGCAGACGTACGCCGGTGTGGCCGCGTTCCTCACCGCCGTGGCGGCCGTACTCGTCGCCGCCGTACTCGTCCGACGGCCGGGCCGGTCGGCACCCGGCTAG
- a CDS encoding tetratricopeptide repeat protein: protein MTASGERPDTSTSVGTNYGAVGNFHGPVSIVGRPPVSWPRRVGAVPPLADCRQDRPVDRDLDAPGGGAAMPCQVLTGLGGIGKTQLAVGLAHRMWERREIDLLVWVSATSRSSIVTRYAQAAVDVSATDDPDPEQAADRFLAWLAETRRRWLVVLDDLTEPDDLRGLWPPTAVAGRTVVTTRRRDAALTAGRQVVDVGLFAPAVSASYLRDKLDDDPVRLDGAGDLADALGQLPLALAQAAAYILDRGLTCAAYLRRLSDRGRDLVRLAPNALPDGHWGTIAVTWSLSVDLADRLDPAGLARPVLELAALLDPNGIPIDLFTTDVALAYLTERRGGGVPVDVDDASDALYCLDRLSLVTVDRPGHAVRVHALVQRAIREATPADRAATVAATAADALAQRWPAVERDREIGQILRSNAAALQAGAGPLLWNPDRRAYRVLFTAGGSLGRAGLAAAAAEYFDRLCSVAEQCLGPAHRDTLTVRSRLARWRGTAGNAAGAVAAFADLLADRQQVLGPDHPDTLATRGNLARWRGEVGDAAGAAAAFAELLVDMVRVHGPDDRDALAVRGSVAAWRGEAGDAAGAAAAFAELLVDMVRVHGPDHRDTLVIRTHIAFWRGKAGDPAGAATAFADVLADRLRTVGADHPDSLLTRNNLARSQGEAGDAAGAAAAFAELLVDMLRIHGPDHPHTLTTRNNLAFWRREAGDADGAVTAFADLLADRLRIQGAEHPDTLTSRSNLAASRRAAGDPAGATDALTQLLADRVRILGPDHPDTLANRGILAYWLGEDGAPADAAAAFADLLTDVLRIHGPDHPQTLAVRGNIAYWRGRVA, encoded by the coding sequence GTGACAGCGTCAGGGGAGCGTCCTGACACCTCGACCAGCGTCGGCACCAACTACGGCGCGGTCGGCAACTTCCACGGCCCGGTCAGCATCGTCGGCCGGCCACCGGTCAGCTGGCCGCGCCGGGTCGGGGCGGTGCCGCCGCTCGCCGACTGCCGCCAGGACCGTCCCGTCGACCGTGACCTCGACGCTCCCGGTGGTGGCGCGGCGATGCCGTGCCAGGTGCTGACCGGCCTGGGTGGCATCGGCAAGACCCAACTCGCCGTCGGTCTGGCGCACCGGATGTGGGAGCGTCGGGAGATCGACCTGCTCGTGTGGGTGTCGGCGACCTCCCGCTCCAGCATCGTGACCAGGTACGCCCAGGCTGCCGTTGACGTCAGCGCGACCGACGACCCGGATCCGGAACAGGCCGCCGACCGGTTCCTGGCCTGGCTCGCCGAGACGCGGCGGCGGTGGCTGGTCGTCCTGGACGACCTGACCGAACCCGACGACCTGCGGGGGCTGTGGCCGCCGACGGCCGTGGCGGGTCGAACGGTGGTCACCACCCGTCGCCGCGACGCCGCTCTGACCGCCGGCCGGCAGGTGGTTGACGTGGGGCTGTTCGCCCCCGCCGTGTCGGCCAGTTACCTGCGCGACAAGCTCGACGACGATCCGGTACGCCTCGACGGGGCAGGGGACCTGGCCGACGCTCTCGGGCAGCTGCCGCTGGCCCTGGCACAGGCCGCCGCCTACATCCTCGATCGGGGACTGACCTGCGCCGCGTATCTTCGCCGGCTGTCCGACCGGGGCCGTGATCTGGTGCGGCTGGCTCCGAATGCGTTGCCCGACGGGCATTGGGGCACGATCGCCGTGACCTGGTCGCTGTCGGTCGACCTCGCCGACCGTCTCGACCCGGCCGGGCTGGCCCGTCCCGTCCTGGAGTTGGCGGCCCTGCTCGACCCGAACGGCATCCCGATCGACCTGTTCACCACCGACGTCGCGCTGGCGTACCTGACCGAGCGCCGTGGCGGCGGTGTGCCGGTCGACGTCGACGACGCCAGCGACGCCCTGTACTGCCTGGACCGCCTCAGTCTGGTCACCGTCGACCGACCCGGCCATGCCGTACGGGTGCACGCGCTGGTGCAGCGCGCCATCCGCGAAGCCACGCCCGCCGACCGCGCCGCCACGGTCGCCGCGACCGCCGCCGACGCCCTGGCCCAGCGGTGGCCCGCCGTCGAGCGGGATCGCGAGATCGGGCAGATCCTGCGGTCCAACGCGGCCGCACTGCAGGCCGGTGCCGGACCACTGTTGTGGAATCCGGACCGCCGCGCGTACCGGGTGCTGTTCACCGCCGGCGGCAGCCTCGGCAGGGCGGGACTGGCGGCCGCCGCGGCGGAGTATTTCGACAGGTTGTGTTCCGTCGCCGAACAGTGTCTCGGCCCCGCCCACCGCGACACGCTGACCGTTCGCAGCAGGCTCGCCCGCTGGCGGGGGACGGCCGGGAACGCGGCCGGTGCCGTTGCCGCTTTCGCCGACCTGCTCGCCGACCGGCAACAGGTGCTCGGCCCCGACCACCCCGACACGCTGGCCACCCGCGGCAACCTCGCCCGGTGGCGGGGCGAGGTCGGGGATGCGGCCGGTGCCGCGGCGGCGTTCGCCGAGTTGCTGGTGGACATGGTGCGGGTGCACGGGCCCGACGATCGGGACGCCCTGGCCGTGCGCGGCAGCGTCGCCGCCTGGCGGGGCGAGGCCGGGGATGCGGCCGGTGCCGCGGCGGCGTTCGCCGAGTTGCTGGTGGACATGGTACGGGTGCACGGGCCCGACCACCGGGACACGCTGGTGATCCGTACCCACATCGCCTTCTGGCGGGGCAAGGCCGGTGACCCGGCGGGTGCCGCGACCGCGTTCGCCGACGTGCTCGCCGACCGCCTGCGGACCGTCGGCGCCGATCACCCCGATTCGCTGCTCACCCGCAACAACCTTGCCCGCTCGCAGGGGGAGGCGGGCGATGCGGCCGGCGCCGCGGCGGCGTTCGCCGAGTTGCTCGTCGACATGCTGCGGATCCACGGGCCGGACCATCCCCACACCCTGACCACCCGCAACAACCTCGCGTTCTGGCGACGTGAGGCCGGGGACGCCGACGGTGCCGTCACCGCCTTCGCCGATCTGCTCGCCGACCGCCTGCGGATCCAGGGAGCCGAGCACCCCGACACGCTCACCTCGCGCAGCAACCTGGCCGCGTCGCGCCGGGCGGCCGGCGATCCGGCCGGGGCCACGGACGCGCTGACCCAGCTGCTCGCCGACCGGGTGCGGATCCTGGGCCCGGACCACCCCGACACCCTGGCCAACCGGGGCATCCTCGCCTACTGGCTGGGCGAGGACGGGGCCCCGGCCGACGCCGCTGCCGCCTTCGCCGATCTGCTCACCGACGTACTGCGGATCCACGGCCCCGACCACCCGCAGACCCTGGCCGTCCGCGGCAACATCGCCTACTGGCGGGGCCGGGTGGCCTGA
- a CDS encoding macrolide family glycosyltransferase codes for MRESTHIAMVGSTAPSHIYPSLGLIRELVDRGHRVAYAVGEPLTGLIAPTGAEPVAHPSILPQGDTAWPEDPGAAMRVFLDEGIAVLPRLTARYDTDRPDLVLYDIGGLPGPLLGARYGVPAVQLSPAMVAWDGYEEDMAEVLTALYESPSGRDYYATLGSWLADNGIRRDPRRYLARPDQVLSLIPRVMQPNADRVPDQRVRFVGPCLDPARLTDTSWEPPVTGRRVLLVSFGTAYNDQLPVYRACLDGFADSPWHVVLAIGDKVDPADLGSLPDNVEVHRSVPQLAVLAHASAFVTHAGMGSCSEALWFGVPTVAIPQAVDQFGNADRLVDAGVGRLLPAGEVTAATLRAAVDAVADDPRLRHRLTEVRTEVRANGGLRYAADAVESFLAGR; via the coding sequence ATGCGTGAATCAACTCATATCGCCATGGTCGGCTCCACCGCCCCGAGCCACATCTACCCGTCACTGGGCCTGATCCGGGAACTGGTCGACCGGGGCCACCGGGTGGCCTACGCGGTCGGTGAACCACTGACCGGCCTGATCGCGCCGACCGGAGCCGAGCCGGTCGCCCACCCGTCCATCCTTCCGCAGGGCGACACCGCCTGGCCGGAAGACCCGGGTGCGGCGATGCGGGTGTTCCTCGACGAGGGCATCGCGGTGCTGCCGCGCCTGACCGCCCGCTACGACACCGACCGTCCGGACCTGGTGCTCTACGACATCGGTGGGCTGCCCGGCCCGCTGCTGGGCGCCCGGTACGGTGTGCCGGCGGTGCAGTTGTCGCCGGCCATGGTCGCCTGGGACGGCTACGAGGAGGACATGGCGGAGGTTCTCACCGCCCTGTACGAGTCGCCGTCCGGGCGCGACTACTACGCCACCCTCGGCAGCTGGCTGGCCGACAACGGGATCCGGCGGGACCCACGACGGTATCTGGCCCGTCCGGACCAGGTGCTGTCGCTCATCCCAAGGGTGATGCAGCCGAACGCCGACCGGGTGCCGGATCAGCGGGTGCGGTTCGTCGGCCCGTGTCTCGACCCGGCCCGGCTCACCGACACGAGTTGGGAACCGCCCGTCACCGGGCGCCGGGTTCTGCTGGTCTCCTTCGGCACGGCCTACAACGACCAGCTGCCGGTCTACCGGGCCTGCCTGGACGGGTTCGCCGACTCGCCGTGGCACGTCGTCCTGGCCATCGGCGACAAGGTGGATCCGGCCGACCTGGGGTCGCTGCCGGACAACGTCGAGGTGCACCGCAGCGTGCCGCAGTTGGCGGTCCTGGCCCACGCGTCGGCCTTCGTCACCCACGCGGGCATGGGCAGTTGCAGCGAAGCGCTCTGGTTCGGCGTACCCACCGTCGCCATCCCGCAGGCGGTGGACCAGTTCGGCAACGCCGACCGGTTGGTCGACGCCGGCGTCGGCCGGCTGCTGCCCGCCGGGGAGGTCACCGCCGCGACGCTGCGGGCGGCCGTGGACGCGGTCGCCGACGATCCGCGGCTGCGGCACCGCCTGACCGAGGTTCGGACCGAGGTACGCGCGAACGGCGGGCTGCGGTACGCGGCGGACGCGGTGGAGTCGTTCCTCGCCGGTCGCTGA
- a CDS encoding DJ-1/PfpI family protein produces the protein MFTVDVNRRTALRAAAAAGIGAGLTATGVAAPAAADLRTGTDGPATGLRIAILLFDGVTPIDAIGPYEVLCRVPGASVLTVGKRTGPVRSDTGVLALGVDHTLREVRRADVLLVPGGNVRGVQADPATIRWIQQIHRGTTWTVSVCTGALVLGAAGLLRGLPATTYWGLHAQLAQFGAAYVPDRFVEAGRIITAAGMSAGIDMALHLAAKLADDRIAQALQLTVEYDPRPPFDTGSPDKAGPELQRLALELLNPGGR, from the coding sequence ATGTTCACTGTGGACGTCAACCGGCGGACGGCACTGCGGGCCGCGGCCGCCGCTGGGATCGGTGCGGGGCTGACCGCCACCGGCGTGGCCGCTCCCGCCGCGGCTGATCTGCGCACCGGTACGGACGGGCCGGCCACCGGGCTCCGCATCGCGATTCTGCTCTTCGACGGGGTCACGCCGATCGACGCGATCGGCCCGTACGAGGTGCTGTGCCGGGTGCCGGGCGCTTCGGTGCTCACCGTCGGCAAGCGGACCGGGCCGGTGCGCTCGGACACCGGGGTGCTCGCCCTCGGCGTCGACCACACCCTTCGCGAGGTACGCCGGGCCGACGTGCTGCTGGTGCCGGGCGGAAATGTTCGCGGCGTCCAGGCCGACCCCGCGACGATCCGGTGGATCCAGCAGATCCACAGGGGAACGACGTGGACCGTCTCGGTCTGCACCGGTGCCCTCGTTCTGGGCGCCGCCGGCCTGCTGCGGGGGCTGCCGGCGACCACGTACTGGGGGCTCCATGCCCAACTCGCCCAGTTCGGCGCGGCCTATGTGCCGGACCGCTTCGTCGAGGCCGGCCGGATCATCACTGCCGCCGGCATGTCCGCGGGAATCGACATGGCCCTGCACCTCGCCGCGAAGCTCGCCGACGACCGGATCGCGCAGGCGCTGCAGTTGACCGTGGAGTACGACCCCCGGCCGCCCTTCGACACCGGAAGCCCCGACAAGGCCGGTCCGGAACTCCAGCGCCTGGCGCTGGAACTGCTGAATCCCGGTGGGCGCTGA
- a CDS encoding GlxA family transcriptional regulator, whose product MAVDNRRDVVLVVYDGTVFLDVAGPLQVLNGADGYRTRLASPDGRSVHTDVGVRMDVDAALPDVDGPVDTLLVAGHPTAAGSRPPAGLAEQVRRIGGRARRVASVCTGALVLAEAGLLEGRRATTHWAACDDLAARFPRVSVQPDAICVRDGPVLTSAGVTAGIDLALALVAEDLGVDRARTVAKYLVVFLRRPGGQAQFDSAGVRPATRDPVLRRVLDAVAARPSDEHSLATMAARAAVSERHLTRLFRRETGTTPARYVEQVRVHTAQTLLDAGSGGLTSIARTCGFGSAETMRRAFLRVAGVTPATYRRRFGTHELPGTAG is encoded by the coding sequence ATGGCGGTAGACAATCGACGTGACGTCGTCCTCGTCGTGTACGACGGCACCGTCTTCCTGGATGTGGCGGGACCGCTTCAGGTCCTCAACGGCGCCGACGGCTACCGGACCCGGCTCGCGTCACCCGACGGCCGGTCGGTGCACACCGACGTCGGAGTGCGGATGGACGTCGACGCGGCACTGCCGGATGTCGATGGTCCGGTCGACACCCTGCTGGTCGCCGGCCATCCGACAGCGGCCGGTAGCCGCCCACCCGCCGGCCTTGCCGAGCAGGTACGGCGCATCGGCGGTCGGGCCCGGCGGGTGGCGTCGGTCTGCACAGGCGCGTTGGTGCTGGCCGAAGCCGGCCTGCTGGAGGGCCGTCGGGCCACCACCCACTGGGCGGCCTGCGACGACCTGGCCGCCCGCTTTCCCCGGGTTTCGGTGCAACCCGACGCCATCTGCGTCCGGGACGGTCCGGTGCTGACCTCGGCCGGGGTGACGGCGGGCATCGACCTCGCGCTCGCCCTCGTGGCCGAGGACCTCGGCGTCGACCGGGCGCGGACGGTCGCCAAATACCTGGTCGTCTTTCTCCGGCGGCCCGGTGGTCAGGCGCAGTTCGACAGCGCCGGTGTCCGACCGGCGACACGTGACCCGGTCCTGCGCCGGGTACTCGACGCGGTCGCGGCACGGCCGTCGGACGAACACAGCCTCGCCACCATGGCGGCCCGCGCCGCGGTCAGCGAGCGTCACCTGACCCGCCTGTTCCGCCGTGAGACCGGCACCACCCCAGCCCGGTACGTCGAGCAGGTCCGGGTACACACGGCCCAGACTCTGCTCGACGCCGGCAGCGGCGGCCTCACGTCCATCGCTCGCACCTGCGGGTTCGGCTCGGCCGAGACCATGCGCCGCGCCTTCCTGAGAGTCGCCGGTGTCACCCCGGCCACCTACCGCCGTCGGTTCGGTACCCACGAACTGCCCGGAACCGCTGGTTGA
- a CDS encoding RNA-guided endonuclease InsQ/TnpB family protein, which produces MKRAFKYRFYPTLEQAAELARTFGCVRLVYNMALHARTEAWTLRREGVGYNATSALLTGWKKTEELAFLNEVSCVPLQQALRHLQVAFTNFWAKRAGYPSFKSKKRSRRSAEYTTSAFRFRDGELTLAKMSQPLNIVWSRPLPAGASPSTVTVSQDAAGRWFVSLLCNDTITPVPAPGTVGIDAGLTHLLTLSTGEKVTNPRHERADRQRLARAQRDLARKEKGSANRAKARLKAARVHARIADRRRDHLHKLTTRLVRENQTLVIEDLTVSNMVKNRSLARAISDAGWRQFRTMLEYKADWHGRNLITVDRWFPSSKLCSTCGALADRMPLNVRSWTCRCGSVHDRDVNAARNILAAGLAVTACGDGVRPQRESSRTGRSSAKQETRG; this is translated from the coding sequence GTGAAGCGGGCGTTCAAGTACCGCTTCTACCCCACCCTCGAGCAGGCTGCTGAGCTTGCCCGCACGTTCGGGTGCGTCCGACTGGTCTACAACATGGCGCTGCACGCCAGGACCGAGGCGTGGACGCTGCGTCGGGAAGGGGTCGGCTACAACGCCACCTCGGCCCTGCTAACCGGGTGGAAGAAAACCGAGGAGCTGGCGTTCCTCAACGAGGTCTCCTGCGTGCCGTTGCAGCAGGCCCTGCGACATCTGCAAGTCGCGTTCACGAACTTCTGGGCCAAACGCGCCGGGTATCCGTCGTTCAAGTCGAAGAAGAGGTCCCGCCGGTCGGCGGAGTACACCACCAGCGCGTTCCGGTTCCGCGACGGCGAGCTGACCCTGGCGAAGATGTCGCAGCCGTTGAACATCGTATGGTCCAGGCCGCTGCCGGCGGGCGCGTCGCCGTCCACGGTGACCGTGTCCCAGGACGCCGCCGGACGCTGGTTCGTGTCCCTCCTCTGCAATGACACGATCACACCGGTCCCCGCCCCGGGCACGGTCGGGATCGATGCCGGCCTGACCCACCTGCTGACCCTGTCGACCGGGGAAAAGGTCACCAACCCCCGCCACGAGCGGGCCGACCGCCAGCGGCTGGCCCGTGCCCAGCGGGACCTGGCTCGTAAGGAGAAGGGCTCGGCGAACCGAGCCAAGGCCCGGCTGAAGGCTGCCCGCGTCCATGCCCGGATCGCCGACCGGCGCCGTGACCATCTGCACAAGCTGACCACCCGACTCGTGCGTGAGAACCAAACGCTCGTGATCGAGGACCTGACCGTAAGCAACATGGTCAAGAACCGGAGCCTGGCCCGCGCGATCAGTGATGCGGGCTGGCGGCAGTTCCGCACCATGCTGGAGTACAAGGCCGACTGGCACGGCCGGAACCTGATCACCGTTGATCGCTGGTTCCCGTCGTCGAAACTGTGCTCCACCTGTGGTGCGCTCGCTGACCGGATGCCGCTTAACGTGCGGTCGTGGACCTGCCGTTGCGGCAGCGTCCATGACCGGGACGTGAACGCGGCCCGTAACATCCTGGCCGCCGGACTGGCGGTGACAGCCTGCGGAGACGGTGTAAGACCTCAACGGGAATCCTCCCGGACGGGGCGGTCGTCGGCGAAACAGGAAACCCGAGGGTGA
- a CDS encoding HAMP domain-containing sensor histidine kinase has product MSARSPARRMFLLCGILLVAAPFVPLVAEQLLALWWEFGPSWCAVPRLRAPEADTPFVCAQLFRRPSIPTVIATVLVLLVLLAACYPAVRWCLRPVRDLVPVIANVGPQNLGHRLRPGRGRDELAVLGRAIDEMMDRIAVGYEAQRRFAADASHELRTPLAVQRTLIEVGLARPLTADQVALLTAQLLATNERNERLIEGLLVLSESDRGLLSRTPLRLDHITATVLDAYRARAAEAGITITSQLRPRVVIGEQVLLERLVTNLVQNALKYNRPDGTIDVRVGEDPALVVVNTGDDVPPDEVPALFEPFRRRSGARVDHSGGAGLGLAIARSITRAHEGIIAASSTGHDGLRVQVSFPAADRNAAG; this is encoded by the coding sequence GTGAGCGCCCGGTCGCCGGCCCGGCGGATGTTCCTGCTCTGCGGCATCCTTCTCGTCGCGGCCCCGTTCGTGCCGCTGGTCGCCGAGCAGTTGCTGGCGCTGTGGTGGGAGTTCGGGCCTTCCTGGTGCGCCGTGCCGCGCCTGCGGGCACCGGAGGCTGACACCCCGTTCGTCTGTGCCCAGCTGTTCCGGCGACCCAGCATCCCGACGGTCATCGCGACGGTGCTGGTGCTTCTGGTGCTGCTGGCCGCCTGCTATCCGGCGGTCCGGTGGTGCCTGCGTCCGGTCCGGGACCTGGTGCCCGTGATCGCCAACGTCGGACCGCAGAATCTGGGCCACCGTCTGCGGCCCGGCCGCGGCCGCGACGAGCTGGCCGTACTCGGCCGTGCCATCGACGAGATGATGGACCGCATCGCCGTCGGATACGAGGCGCAGCGCCGGTTCGCCGCGGACGCGTCGCACGAACTGCGTACCCCGCTCGCGGTCCAGCGGACGCTGATCGAGGTCGGCCTGGCCCGCCCCCTGACCGCGGACCAGGTCGCCCTGCTCACCGCGCAGTTGCTGGCGACCAACGAACGCAACGAGCGCCTGATCGAGGGCCTGCTGGTGCTCAGCGAGAGCGACCGCGGGCTGCTGTCGCGGACCCCGCTGCGGCTCGACCACATCACCGCGACGGTGCTCGACGCCTACCGGGCACGGGCCGCCGAGGCCGGGATCACGATCACCAGCCAGCTGCGTCCGCGGGTGGTGATCGGCGAGCAGGTCCTGCTGGAGCGTCTGGTCACCAACCTCGTGCAGAACGCGCTGAAGTACAACCGGCCGGACGGCACCATCGACGTACGGGTCGGCGAGGATCCCGCCCTGGTCGTCGTGAACACCGGCGACGACGTACCGCCCGACGAGGTCCCCGCCCTGTTCGAACCGTTCCGGCGCCGGTCCGGCGCCCGGGTCGACCACAGCGGCGGCGCCGGCCTCGGGCTGGCGATCGCCCGCTCGATCACCCGGGCCCACGAGGGCATCATCGCGGCGTCGTCCACCGGCCACGACGGCCTGCGGGTCCAGGTCTCGTTTCCCGCGGCGGACCGGAACGCCGCCGGCTGA
- a CDS encoding response regulator transcription factor — protein sequence MRVLVAEDERVLADTMAEGLRRLSMAVDVVYDGDSALERLGVNRYDVAVLDRDMPGHTGDEVCRWITGSGADTRVLLLTAAAGIRDRVEGLGLGADDYLTKPFAFAELVARLQALSRRSGPALPPVLEQDGMVLDVARHTATRDGRVLSLSPKEFAVLHVLMRAGGRVVSAEDLLEQAWDEHADPFTNTVRMTVMTLRRKLGDPPVIQTVPRTGYRLGR from the coding sequence GTGCGGGTGCTGGTGGCGGAGGACGAGCGGGTACTGGCCGACACGATGGCCGAAGGGCTGCGCCGGCTGTCGATGGCCGTCGATGTGGTGTACGACGGCGACAGCGCCCTGGAACGGCTCGGCGTCAACCGCTACGACGTCGCCGTCCTCGACCGCGACATGCCCGGGCACACCGGCGACGAGGTGTGCCGGTGGATCACCGGCTCCGGCGCCGACACCCGGGTGCTGCTGCTGACCGCCGCGGCCGGGATCCGCGACCGCGTCGAGGGGCTCGGCCTCGGCGCCGACGACTACCTGACCAAGCCGTTCGCGTTCGCCGAACTCGTCGCCCGGTTGCAGGCGCTGTCCCGGCGCTCGGGTCCGGCGCTGCCCCCGGTGCTGGAACAGGACGGGATGGTGCTCGACGTCGCGCGGCACACCGCCACCCGCGACGGACGGGTGCTGTCCCTGTCGCCGAAGGAGTTCGCCGTCCTGCACGTGCTGATGCGCGCCGGCGGCCGGGTCGTCAGCGCCGAGGATCTGCTGGAACAGGCCTGGGACGAGCACGCCGACCCGTTCACCAACACGGTCCGGATGACCGTCATGACACTGCGCCGCAAGCTCGGCGACCCACCGGTGATCCAGACCGTGCCCCGCACCGGGTACCGGCTCGGCCGGTGA
- a CDS encoding S1 family peptidase produces MALLVGAAVVGLGARPAAAIAYGEDATDGQYRFSVLLTMTGLPDTDGGSSRNGSCSGALIAPRWVITAGHCFRDRDGRQVSRTVAHRTTATVGRTDLAGHDGHEVEVVAVHQAGTTDVALAELGTAVTDIAPLRIGTEPPRVGEVVRLTGYGRTAHSGPETASWLQTGQFTVDRVGDTLLETSGHAPRPNTSPCPQDSGGPYFRERPDGTAVLVAVVSTGPGCPHAGADFSARTDNLGDWIAGTIAADPASLHRNPVVVGGGVLLSLTAVSLMVFARLRGHRRRSAAAHRAPLR; encoded by the coding sequence ATGGCTCTCCTGGTGGGCGCGGCTGTCGTCGGCCTGGGCGCCCGGCCCGCGGCGGCGATCGCGTACGGCGAGGACGCGACCGACGGCCAGTACCGCTTCTCGGTCCTGCTCACCATGACCGGTCTGCCCGACACCGACGGCGGCAGCAGCCGGAACGGCTCGTGTTCCGGCGCGCTGATCGCACCCCGCTGGGTGATCACCGCGGGACACTGCTTCCGGGACCGCGACGGCCGACAGGTCAGCCGTACCGTGGCCCACCGCACCACCGCCACGGTCGGGCGCACCGACCTCGCCGGCCACGACGGGCACGAGGTCGAGGTCGTCGCGGTACACCAGGCGGGTACCACCGACGTGGCCCTGGCCGAACTCGGGACCGCGGTCACCGACATCGCGCCGCTGCGGATCGGCACCGAGCCGCCGAGGGTGGGCGAGGTGGTCCGGCTGACCGGCTACGGCCGGACCGCGCACAGCGGACCCGAGACGGCGTCGTGGTTGCAGACCGGGCAGTTCACTGTCGACCGGGTCGGCGACACCCTGTTGGAGACCTCCGGCCACGCCCCGCGACCGAACACCAGCCCGTGCCCGCAGGACTCCGGCGGGCCGTACTTCCGGGAGCGGCCGGACGGAACGGCCGTCCTGGTGGCGGTGGTGAGCACCGGGCCGGGCTGCCCCCACGCCGGCGCCGACTTCAGCGCCCGCACCGACAATCTCGGCGACTGGATCGCCGGCACGATCGCGGCGGACCCGGCTTCGCTCCACCGGAATCCGGTCGTCGTCGGCGGCGGGGTTCTGCTCTCGCTGACGGCCGTGTCGCTGATGGTGTTCGCCCGCCTGCGGGGGCACCGGCGTCGTTCGGCAGCGGCACACCGGGCGCCCCTGCGATGA